In Halomarina salina, one DNA window encodes the following:
- the gatB gene encoding Asp-tRNA(Asn)/Glu-tRNA(Gln) amidotransferase subunit GatB encodes MTAQTSQARDLAVVIGLEVHVQLETATKLFCGCSTDTADSEPNTHTCPVCLGLPGALPVVNEAAVEAAVKVGKALDADIPEETRFHRKNYYYPDLPKNFQITQYDDPICQQGHLDVSVEGERRSIGIERAHLEEDPGSLRHEGGAIDRAEYTMVDYNRAGMPLMEVVTEPDFRSPAEVRAFLEKLEEVLEYLGVFDAERDGSLRIDANLSVVPTDEVGEDGSISAAVLADANRTEVKNISSHKGAAKALSYEETRQKNAVRRGRAVEQETRHWDESRGITVSMRSKEEEKDYRYFAEADLPPMRVSGWKEEISIPELPDARRERFQAEYDLSAEEASKLTSTKQVADFYEDLTDEFDAAFAARWVVDRLLGELNYRDRTLDSVDRQGFVRLLELVDDDEITVKNAEEVVLREMLDSGRAPDDVVEAEGLGKTSGDAVEEAVEEAIADNPDAVEDYHSGEDGALNFLVGQVMQATGGSADPGSVNQLLQSKLDD; translated from the coding sequence ATGACCGCGCAAACGTCCCAGGCGCGGGACCTCGCCGTCGTCATCGGGCTGGAGGTCCACGTCCAACTCGAAACCGCGACCAAACTGTTCTGTGGCTGCTCGACGGACACCGCCGACAGCGAGCCGAACACCCACACCTGCCCGGTCTGTCTCGGACTGCCCGGTGCGCTCCCGGTCGTCAACGAGGCGGCCGTCGAGGCGGCCGTCAAGGTCGGGAAAGCGCTCGACGCCGACATCCCCGAGGAGACCCGCTTCCACCGGAAGAACTACTACTACCCCGACCTGCCGAAGAACTTCCAGATAACGCAGTACGACGACCCCATCTGCCAGCAGGGCCACCTCGACGTCTCCGTCGAAGGCGAGCGTCGCTCCATCGGCATCGAGCGCGCGCACCTGGAGGAAGACCCCGGCAGCCTGCGCCACGAAGGGGGCGCCATCGACCGCGCGGAGTACACGATGGTCGACTACAACCGCGCCGGGATGCCGCTGATGGAGGTCGTCACCGAACCCGACTTCCGCTCGCCCGCGGAGGTCCGCGCGTTCCTCGAGAAGCTCGAGGAGGTGCTGGAATACCTCGGCGTGTTCGACGCGGAACGCGACGGCTCGCTGCGCATCGACGCGAACCTCTCGGTCGTCCCGACCGACGAGGTGGGCGAGGACGGCAGCATCTCGGCGGCGGTGCTCGCCGACGCCAACCGGACCGAGGTGAAGAACATCTCCAGCCACAAGGGTGCCGCGAAGGCGCTCAGCTACGAGGAGACGAGACAGAAGAACGCCGTCAGACGCGGGCGCGCCGTCGAGCAGGAGACGCGCCACTGGGACGAGAGCCGGGGCATCACCGTCTCGATGCGCTCGAAGGAGGAGGAGAAGGACTACCGCTACTTCGCGGAGGCCGACCTCCCGCCGATGCGCGTCTCCGGGTGGAAGGAGGAGATCTCGATTCCAGAACTCCCGGACGCCCGCCGCGAGCGGTTCCAGGCGGAGTACGACCTCTCGGCGGAGGAGGCCTCGAAGCTCACCTCCACGAAGCAGGTCGCGGACTTCTACGAGGACCTCACCGACGAGTTCGACGCGGCGTTCGCCGCCCGCTGGGTGGTCGACCGCCTGCTCGGCGAACTGAACTACCGCGACCGGACGCTCGACAGCGTCGACCGACAGGGGTTCGTCCGCCTGCTCGAACTCGTCGACGACGACGAGATAACGGTCAAGAACGCCGAGGAGGTCGTCCTGCGCGAGATGCTCGACTCGGGGCGCGCGCCCGACGACGTCGTCGAGGCGGAGGGCCTGGGCAAGACCTCGGGAGACGCCGTCGAGGAGGCCGTCGAGGAGGCCATCGCCGACAACCCCGACGCCGTCGAGGACTACCACTCCGGCGAGGACGGCGCGCTCAACTTCCTCGTCGGGCAGGTGATGCAGGCGACGGGCGGGAGCGCCGACCCCGGCTCCGTCAACCAGCTCCTGCAGTCGAAACTCGATGACTGA
- a CDS encoding phosphoribosyltransferase — protein sequence MSDLPDDFNCTITNWDYIYDLCREVSEEVKRAEFEPEVVVALARGGWFAGRCICDFLGLDDLASLKMEHYVGAAQKSGEPTVRYPMPEGSVEGKNVLIIDDIADTGGSIRRAEEYVGERNPGEVRTGTLQLLQTSEFEPDFIGERMEEWTWVVYPWNFIEDMTDLVSGVMDRDGDGPYTQDEIRHLLSEYHDVDRIGMEIAQPGRMEEVLLEMERRDVLSSTVGGWRLAD from the coding sequence ATGAGCGACCTCCCGGACGACTTCAACTGCACCATCACCAACTGGGACTACATCTACGACCTCTGCCGAGAGGTGAGCGAGGAGGTCAAACGCGCGGAGTTCGAGCCGGAGGTAGTCGTCGCGCTGGCCCGCGGCGGCTGGTTCGCGGGCCGGTGCATCTGCGACTTCCTGGGGCTGGACGACCTGGCGAGCCTGAAGATGGAACACTACGTCGGCGCCGCCCAGAAGTCGGGCGAACCGACCGTCCGCTACCCGATGCCCGAGGGGAGCGTCGAGGGCAAGAACGTCCTCATCATCGACGACATCGCCGACACCGGCGGCTCCATCCGCCGGGCCGAGGAGTACGTCGGGGAACGGAACCCCGGCGAGGTCCGCACCGGGACGCTCCAGTTGCTCCAGACCAGCGAGTTCGAACCCGACTTCATCGGCGAGCGCATGGAGGAGTGGACCTGGGTCGTCTACCCGTGGAACTTCATCGAGGACATGACCGACCTCGTCTCGGGCGTGATGGACCGCGACGGCGACGGGCCGTACACCCAGGACGAGATCCGTCACCTGCTCAGCGAGTACCACGACGTCGACCGCATCGGGATGGAGATCGCCCAGCCGGGTCGGATGGAGGAGGTGCTGCTGGAGATGGAGCGCCGCGACGTCCTCTCGTCGACGGTCGGCGGGTGGCGACTCGCCGACTGA
- a CDS encoding segregation and condensation protein A — MTSADDESSKTTRSAAEKSSSAERSSADHPSGRSTRGDEERSDSRDNADEPDDREAFYTDGGEEITDGVSLNIAGHEDRERPGESGGDAAALFGDEESADESDSEALPESVETPDDLPTDEDGESVEPVELLVQLADRGEIEPWDIDIVAVTDAFLDALDEADIRTGGRALFYASVLLRMKSDALMEADDPDEPEPWEEAWDAPPADADEDWQPDPFDALDREMERRLERKRARGMPETLDELVRELREAERGSWWKESRTYDTSDSPQGFRRGTQTLDYHMADDFRLDDEPTADDVTGTAHQEDMETTIQHVYRDLREQYDAGRSEVLFAEIEGSGGARVETFLALLFLAHRKQVRLEQDELFGDLWIQDPAATGTPTEAIAD; from the coding sequence ATGACTAGCGCGGACGACGAGTCGTCGAAGACGACTCGCTCGGCCGCGGAGAAGTCGAGTAGCGCGGAACGGAGTTCCGCGGACCATCCGAGCGGGCGGAGCACGCGAGGAGACGAGGAGCGAAGCGACTCGCGAGACAACGCGGATGAGCCAGACGACCGTGAGGCGTTCTACACCGACGGCGGCGAGGAGATAACCGACGGCGTCTCGCTGAACATCGCCGGCCACGAGGACCGCGAGCGCCCAGGCGAGTCGGGCGGTGACGCGGCGGCGCTGTTCGGGGACGAGGAGTCGGCGGACGAGTCCGACTCGGAGGCGCTCCCGGAGTCGGTCGAGACGCCGGACGACCTCCCGACCGACGAGGACGGCGAGTCGGTCGAACCGGTCGAACTGCTCGTCCAACTGGCCGACCGCGGCGAGATAGAGCCGTGGGACATCGACATCGTCGCGGTCACCGACGCGTTCCTCGACGCCCTCGACGAGGCCGACATCCGGACCGGCGGGCGCGCGCTGTTCTACGCGAGCGTCCTCCTGCGGATGAAGTCGGACGCGCTGATGGAGGCCGACGACCCCGACGAGCCCGAACCGTGGGAGGAGGCGTGGGACGCGCCGCCCGCGGACGCCGACGAGGACTGGCAGCCCGACCCGTTCGACGCGCTCGACCGGGAGATGGAGCGCCGCCTCGAACGCAAGCGCGCCCGCGGGATGCCCGAGACGCTCGACGAACTCGTCCGGGAACTGCGGGAGGCAGAACGCGGGTCGTGGTGGAAGGAGTCCCGGACGTACGACACCAGCGACTCGCCGCAGGGCTTCCGCCGAGGTACGCAGACGCTCGACTACCACATGGCCGACGACTTCCGCCTCGACGACGAACCGACGGCGGACGACGTGACGGGGACGGCCCACCAGGAGGACATGGAGACGACCATCCAGCACGTCTACCGCGACCTCCGCGAGCAGTACGACGCGGGTCGCAGCGAGGTGCTGTTCGCCGAGATAGAGGGCTCGGGCGGTGCGCGCGTCGAGACGTTTCTCGCGCTGTTGTTCCTCGCCCACCGGAAACAGGTTCGCCTCGAACAGGACGAACTGTTCGGCGACCTCTGGATTCAGGACCCGGCGGCGACCGGAACGCCGACCGAGGCCATCGCGGACTGA
- a CDS encoding ArsR/SmtB family transcription factor produces the protein MSGLLPTSTDASSEQEGEPRTFWLDGEDTGELLSSLSSDTARAILTSLHETPGTASEVAGRVDTSLQNARHHLTNLQEAGLVRVADTRYSQKGREMNVYAPSEEPLVVFVGNEKRKTSFLDSLKGLVATVGLLGLVSYAVQQLVVTDGVQSDVFPRMADSAAASGGGPLVVPPGLVFFAGGLLILGLALVYRRWQRVSSPTV, from the coding sequence ATGTCAGGGCTGTTGCCTACTAGCACGGATGCCAGCTCTGAGCAAGAGGGGGAGCCTCGCACCTTCTGGCTCGACGGCGAGGACACCGGCGAACTCCTCTCTTCGCTCTCCTCGGACACGGCACGTGCTATCTTGACGTCTCTGCACGAGACGCCCGGAACCGCCTCGGAGGTGGCCGGCCGGGTCGATACCTCGTTGCAGAACGCCCGCCACCACCTCACCAACCTCCAGGAGGCCGGGCTGGTCCGCGTCGCGGACACCCGGTACTCCCAGAAGGGCCGCGAGATGAACGTCTACGCGCCGAGCGAGGAACCGCTGGTCGTGTTCGTCGGAAACGAGAAACGCAAGACCAGCTTCCTCGACTCGCTGAAGGGACTGGTCGCCACCGTCGGCCTCCTCGGTCTGGTGAGCTACGCCGTCCAGCAGCTCGTCGTCACGGACGGCGTCCAGTCGGACGTGTTCCCCCGGATGGCCGACAGCGCCGCCGCGAGCGGTGGCGGACCGCTCGTCGTCCCACCAGGCCTCGTGTTCTTCGCCGGTGGTCTGCTCATCCTCGGCCTCGCACTCGTGTATCGTCGCTGGCAACGTGTGAGCTCCCCGACGGTCTGA
- the smc gene encoding chromosome segregation protein SMC, translating to MHIKELVLDNFKSFGRKTRIPFYEDFTTISGPNGSGKSNIIDSVLFALGLARTSGIRAEKLTDLIYNPDDDGAEFSGERQAAVEVVLNNDDGTLSRSQVTTAAGTDDVGDVDEITIKRRVKQTEDNYYSYYYLNGRSVNLSDIQDLLAQAGVAPEGYNVVMQGDVTEIINMTAGSRREIIDEIAGVAEFDARKADAMEELEVVEERVDEADLRIEEKRERLAQLEDERETALQYQELKEEREEYEGYLKAAELEDKRAELEQTESKIERDEETLEERQRELDEKQGTVTRLEEDLEDLNAEIERTGEDEQLRVKREMEEVKGEIARLEDAIESAQERIEEAENKRRQAFVKVDRKQEQVDDLHAKVRNIKVEKASLKADRQEKEAELESVEADIASVDDEYEQLKDDLADARDRLEEAKAEKNELQREQDRLLDEARRRSNEQRELREEIEELEAEIPDLEADLADLEAELEKAEQNKTTIESVVDDLRAEKYELQDDLDSVEDEVSAAQQEYAELEAKAGESGDTSYGRAVTTVLNADKQGVHGTVGQLGGVSPQHATALETAAGGRLANVVVEDDGVGQRCIEFLKSRNAGRATFLPISKMHQRSLPSLPSESGVVDFAYNLIDFDATYAGIFSYVVGDTLVVEDMATARDLMGKFRMVTVEGELVEKSGAMTGGSRSGSRYSFSSGAGQLERVAKRINELEEKRKSVREELRDVESRLDDARDRQTDAADKVREVESEMERTEGRIEEIRETVERKEEELDSIDADREEVSEQMDDLEADIEAQDETIAEVEAEIADLEAELRDSEVAELTERAEEIREEIADLDAETDDLDGTLNEHQLEKQYAEEAIEDLHDDIEAAQNRKADAEERVDELEGDIEEKEAVLDEKQEQVEELEEELADLKGERDDLKADLREAKEARDAAKEKLGRVESRLESAKEKRDRLEWEVDELASQVGEYDPEDVPDHDTVESEIARLDGEMQALEPVNMLAIDEYDAVADDLADLEEKRETLVEERDGIVERIEGFEAKKKATFMESYEAIREHFEEIFERLSSGSGTLVLEDEADPFEGGLTMKAQPRDKPVQRLDAMSGGEKSLTALAFIFAIQRHNPAPFYALDEVDAFLDAANAEAVGEMVDHLADDAQFIVVSHRSALLERSERAIGVTMMDDNVSAVTGIDLSGQGVPADD from the coding sequence ATGCACATAAAAGAGCTCGTCCTCGACAACTTCAAGAGCTTCGGTCGGAAGACACGAATCCCGTTCTACGAGGACTTCACCACAATCAGCGGCCCGAACGGCTCGGGCAAGTCCAACATCATCGACTCCGTCCTGTTCGCGCTGGGACTGGCCCGTACCTCGGGTATCCGCGCCGAGAAGCTCACGGACCTCATCTACAACCCCGACGACGACGGCGCGGAGTTCTCGGGCGAACGCCAGGCCGCAGTCGAGGTCGTCCTGAACAACGACGACGGGACGCTCTCCCGCTCGCAGGTGACGACGGCCGCCGGGACGGACGACGTCGGCGACGTCGACGAGATAACCATCAAGCGCCGCGTCAAGCAGACCGAGGACAACTACTACTCGTACTACTACCTCAACGGGCGCTCGGTCAACCTCTCGGACATCCAGGACCTCCTCGCGCAGGCGGGCGTCGCGCCGGAGGGCTACAACGTCGTGATGCAGGGCGACGTCACCGAGATAATCAACATGACCGCCGGCTCTCGGCGCGAGATAATCGACGAGATAGCGGGCGTCGCGGAGTTCGACGCGCGAAAGGCCGACGCGATGGAGGAACTGGAGGTCGTCGAGGAGCGCGTCGACGAGGCCGACCTCCGCATCGAGGAGAAACGGGAGCGTCTCGCCCAGCTGGAGGACGAACGCGAGACGGCACTCCAGTACCAGGAGCTCAAGGAGGAACGCGAGGAGTACGAGGGCTACCTGAAGGCCGCCGAACTGGAGGACAAGCGCGCCGAACTCGAGCAGACCGAGTCGAAGATAGAGCGCGACGAGGAGACACTCGAGGAGCGACAGCGCGAACTCGACGAGAAGCAGGGGACGGTCACGCGCCTCGAAGAGGACCTCGAGGACCTGAACGCCGAGATCGAGCGCACGGGCGAGGACGAACAACTGCGCGTCAAACGCGAGATGGAGGAGGTCAAGGGTGAGATCGCTCGCCTCGAAGACGCCATCGAGAGCGCCCAGGAGCGCATCGAGGAGGCCGAGAACAAGCGCCGGCAGGCGTTCGTCAAGGTCGACCGCAAGCAGGAGCAGGTCGACGACCTCCACGCGAAGGTTCGGAACATCAAGGTCGAGAAGGCGTCGCTGAAGGCCGACAGACAGGAGAAGGAAGCGGAACTCGAATCGGTCGAGGCGGACATCGCCTCGGTCGACGACGAGTACGAACAGCTCAAGGACGACCTCGCAGACGCACGCGACCGGCTAGAGGAGGCGAAGGCCGAGAAGAACGAACTCCAGCGCGAGCAGGACCGCCTGCTCGACGAGGCGCGACGGCGCTCGAACGAACAGCGCGAGTTGCGCGAGGAGATAGAGGAACTGGAGGCAGAGATACCCGACCTCGAAGCCGACCTCGCGGACCTCGAGGCAGAACTGGAGAAGGCGGAGCAGAACAAGACGACCATCGAGTCGGTCGTCGACGACCTGCGCGCCGAGAAGTACGAACTGCAGGACGACCTCGATTCGGTCGAGGACGAGGTCAGCGCGGCCCAGCAGGAGTACGCCGAACTGGAGGCGAAAGCCGGCGAGTCCGGCGACACCTCCTACGGCCGCGCAGTGACGACCGTCCTCAACGCCGACAAGCAGGGCGTTCACGGCACGGTCGGGCAACTCGGTGGCGTCTCGCCGCAGCACGCGACCGCCCTCGAAACCGCCGCCGGGGGGCGCCTCGCCAACGTCGTCGTCGAGGACGACGGCGTCGGCCAGCGCTGCATCGAGTTCCTGAAGTCCCGGAACGCGGGGCGGGCGACGTTCCTGCCCATCTCGAAGATGCACCAGCGCTCGCTGCCCTCGCTGCCGAGCGAGAGCGGGGTCGTGGACTTCGCGTACAACCTCATCGACTTCGACGCGACGTACGCGGGCATCTTCTCGTACGTCGTCGGCGACACGCTCGTCGTCGAGGACATGGCGACCGCCCGCGACCTGATGGGGAAGTTCCGGATGGTCACGGTCGAGGGGGAACTGGTCGAGAAGAGCGGGGCGATGACCGGCGGGTCCCGGTCGGGTTCCCGGTACTCGTTCTCCTCCGGTGCGGGGCAACTCGAACGCGTCGCCAAGCGCATCAACGAACTCGAAGAGAAGCGCAAGTCCGTCCGCGAGGAACTGCGCGACGTGGAGTCGCGACTCGACGACGCCCGAGACCGACAGACCGACGCGGCAGACAAGGTCCGCGAGGTCGAGAGCGAGATGGAGCGCACCGAGGGTCGCATCGAGGAGATCCGCGAGACGGTCGAGCGCAAGGAGGAGGAACTCGACAGCATCGACGCCGACCGCGAGGAGGTCTCCGAGCAGATGGACGACCTGGAGGCCGACATCGAGGCGCAGGACGAGACCATCGCCGAGGTCGAAGCGGAGATCGCGGACCTCGAAGCGGAACTGCGCGACTCCGAGGTCGCAGAACTCACCGAACGCGCCGAGGAGATCCGCGAGGAGATAGCGGACCTCGACGCGGAGACCGACGACCTCGACGGCACGCTCAACGAACACCAGCTCGAGAAGCAGTACGCCGAGGAGGCCATCGAGGACCTCCACGACGACATCGAGGCGGCCCAGAACCGGAAGGCCGACGCCGAGGAGCGCGTCGACGAACTCGAGGGCGACATCGAGGAGAAGGAGGCCGTCCTCGACGAGAAGCAGGAGCAGGTCGAGGAACTGGAGGAGGAGCTGGCCGACCTGAAGGGCGAGCGCGACGACCTGAAGGCCGACCTCCGGGAGGCGAAAGAGGCCCGCGACGCGGCGAAGGAGAAACTCGGTCGCGTCGAGTCCCGTCTCGAATCCGCGAAGGAGAAGCGCGACCGACTGGAGTGGGAGGTCGACGAACTCGCCTCGCAGGTCGGGGAGTACGACCCCGAGGACGTCCCGGACCACGACACCGTCGAGTCCGAGATCGCCCGGCTCGACGGCGAGATGCAGGCGCTCGAACCGGTCAACATGCTCGCCATCGACGAGTACGACGCAGTGGCAGACGACCTCGCGGACCTCGAGGAGAAACGCGAGACCCTCGTCGAGGAGCGCGACGGTATCGTCGAGCGCATCGAGGGGTTCGAGGCGAAGAAGAAGGCGACGTTCATGGAGTCCTACGAGGCCATCCGCGAGCACTTCGAGGAGATCTTCGAGCGTCTCTCCAGCGGGTCGGGGACGCTCGTCCTCGAAGACGAGGCCGACCCGTTCGAGGGTGGCCTGACGATGAAAGCGCAACCGCGGGACAAGCCGGTCCAGCGCCTCGACGCGATGAGCGGCGGCGAGAAGTCACTGACCGCGCTGGCGTTCATCTTCGCCATCCAGCGGCACAACCCCGCGCCGTTCTACGCGTTGGACGAGGTCGACGCGTTCCTCGACGCCGCCAACGCCGAGGCGGTCGGGGAGATGGTCGACCACCTCGCGGACGACGCGCAGTTCATCGTCGTCTCGCACCGCTCGGCGCTGCTCGAACGCTCCGAGCGTGCCATCGGCGTGACGATGATGGACGACAACGTGAGCGCCGTGACTGGTATCGACCTCAGCGGTCAGGGGGTGCCGGCCGATGACTAG
- a CDS encoding DUF7518 family protein, which translates to MSSGNRVEELESRVKQLEASVTGLTDELVECKERLRALEDEVDPEMDIIEGQTTRDGSETATDVTDTSNSAEENQEESTDSDTDEIIVA; encoded by the coding sequence ATGAGTAGCGGGAATCGCGTCGAAGAACTCGAATCACGCGTCAAACAGCTCGAAGCCTCCGTCACCGGTCTCACCGACGAACTCGTCGAGTGCAAGGAACGACTCCGAGCGCTCGAAGACGAGGTCGACCCCGAGATGGACATCATCGAGGGCCAGACGACGCGCGACGGGAGCGAGACGGCTACAGACGTAACCGACACATCCAACTCTGCAGAGGAGAATCAGGAGGAAAGTACGGACTCCGATACCGACGAAATCATCGTCGCGTAA
- a CDS encoding pyridoxamine 5'-phosphate oxidase family protein — MSDAVPPEAERLLTGEPVAAHLATCTDGRPHVAPLWFHYADGVVELVTTGRKLENLRENPHVSLSAQRADGGIPEWTVTLLGTATVVDDEAATREANHRINRRYGVPEDAWEDENTLVRVEVGSASYRTY; from the coding sequence ATGAGCGACGCCGTCCCACCCGAGGCCGAACGACTGCTCACCGGCGAACCCGTCGCCGCACATCTCGCGACCTGCACAGACGGCCGACCGCACGTCGCGCCGCTGTGGTTCCACTACGCCGACGGCGTCGTCGAACTCGTCACGACGGGGAGAAAACTGGAGAACCTCCGCGAGAACCCGCACGTCTCGCTCTCCGCCCAGCGGGCCGACGGCGGTATCCCGGAGTGGACGGTGACGCTCCTCGGGACGGCGACGGTCGTCGACGACGAGGCGGCGACGCGCGAGGCGAACCACCGCATCAACCGACGGTACGGCGTCCCCGAGGACGCCTGGGAGGACGAGAACACGCTCGTCCGGGTCGAGGTCGGGTCGGCGAGCTACCGGACGTACTGA
- a CDS encoding alpha/beta fold hydrolase → MHTASVPGRSEYVSTGDCRLHVRVAGAEDAPPVVLLHGFPEFWYGWHRQMDALADAGYRVLVPDQRGYNLSDRPAEQRAYRVERLVDDVTGLLDATGHDSAAVVGHDWGAMVAWVLAQDHPERVERLGILNVPHPAAFEETLRSNWEQVFRSWYAGFFQVPRLPELAMRARDYGLLERTLTGSSHRGTFSEDDLRRYRTAWGREGALTGMLNWYRANGLGSGLFDRDRRIEPETLLLWGADDVALVEENARRSLEYCDDGSLEVFEQASHWLQHERSREVSERLVDFLE, encoded by the coding sequence ATGCACACGGCGTCGGTTCCCGGCCGTTCCGAGTACGTCTCCACCGGCGACTGCCGACTGCACGTCAGGGTCGCGGGGGCCGAGGACGCACCGCCGGTCGTCCTGCTCCACGGGTTCCCGGAGTTCTGGTACGGCTGGCACCGCCAGATGGACGCGCTGGCCGACGCGGGCTACCGCGTCCTCGTCCCGGACCAGCGGGGGTACAACCTCTCGGACAGGCCCGCCGAGCAGCGCGCGTACCGCGTCGAGCGTCTCGTCGACGACGTGACGGGCCTGCTCGACGCGACGGGTCACGACAGCGCCGCCGTGGTCGGTCACGACTGGGGCGCGATGGTCGCGTGGGTGCTCGCCCAGGACCACCCCGAGCGCGTCGAGCGACTCGGGATTCTCAACGTGCCCCATCCCGCCGCGTTCGAGGAGACGCTCCGGTCGAACTGGGAGCAGGTGTTCCGCTCGTGGTACGCCGGGTTCTTCCAGGTGCCGCGGCTCCCCGAACTGGCGATGCGGGCGCGCGACTACGGACTGCTGGAGCGGACGCTGACGGGCAGCAGTCACCGAGGGACGTTCTCCGAGGACGACCTGCGACGGTACCGAACGGCGTGGGGGCGCGAGGGCGCGCTGACGGGGATGCTCAACTGGTACCGCGCCAACGGCCTCGGGAGTGGGTTGTTCGACCGTGACCGACGCATCGAACCGGAGACGTTGCTGTTGTGGGGTGCCGACGACGTCGCGCTGGTCGAGGAGAACGCTCGGCGTAGTCTGGAGTACTGCGACGACGGTTCGTTGGAGGTGTTCGAGCAGGCCTCACACTGGCTGCAGCACGAGCGGTCTCGGGAAGTCTCGGAGCGACTGGTGGACTTCCTGGAGTAG
- the mtnP gene encoding S-methyl-5'-thioadenosine phosphorylase → MIGFVGGSGIYDALDLSNVREEDVTTPFGDPSAPVTVGEMAGTEVAFLPRHGRNHQYNPTNAPYRANVHALKQLGVDRILASNAVGSLREDLPPQSLLVPDQIFDRTSHRPYTFFGEGMVVHMGFADPYCPHMVDHLTESANEATDEGAEKGGTYVCIEGPQYSTRAESEFFRQQGWDVVGMTAIPEAKLAREAEMCYATVTGITDYDVWKQDAEVTLDEVLENAAANETAIKQVVEHAIEHLPEERDCDCGHALEGTINTPSEEIPDETKEQVDLLAGEYL, encoded by the coding sequence ATGATAGGATTCGTCGGTGGCAGCGGTATCTACGACGCGCTCGACCTCTCGAACGTCCGCGAGGAGGACGTGACGACGCCGTTCGGCGACCCGAGCGCGCCGGTCACCGTCGGCGAGATGGCTGGCACGGAGGTCGCGTTCCTCCCGCGCCACGGCCGGAACCACCAGTACAACCCGACGAACGCGCCGTACCGCGCGAACGTCCACGCGCTGAAGCAGCTGGGCGTCGACCGCATCCTCGCCAGCAACGCCGTCGGCAGCCTCCGCGAGGACCTCCCGCCGCAGTCGCTGCTCGTCCCCGACCAGATTTTCGACCGCACCTCCCACCGCCCGTACACCTTCTTCGGCGAGGGGATGGTCGTCCACATGGGCTTCGCGGACCCGTACTGCCCGCACATGGTCGACCACCTCACCGAATCGGCGAACGAGGCGACCGACGAAGGTGCGGAGAAGGGCGGCACCTACGTCTGCATCGAGGGGCCGCAGTACTCGACGCGCGCCGAGAGCGAGTTCTTCCGCCAGCAGGGCTGGGACGTCGTCGGCATGACCGCCATCCCCGAGGCGAAACTCGCCCGCGAGGCCGAGATGTGCTACGCCACCGTTACGGGCATCACCGACTACGACGTCTGGAAACAGGACGCCGAGGTCACCCTCGACGAGGTGCTGGAGAACGCCGCCGCAAACGAGACGGCCATCAAGCAGGTCGTCGAGCACGCCATCGAGCACCTCCCCGAGGAACGCGACTGCGACTGCGGCCACGCGCTCGAAGGCACCATCAACACGCCGAGCGAGGAGATTCCCGACGAGACGAAAGAGCAGGTCGACCTGCTGGCTGGCGAGTACCTGTAG